In a genomic window of Saccharothrix sp. HUAS TT1:
- a CDS encoding DUF397 domain-containing protein yields the protein MRSEWRKSSRSNGAGNCVEVSSSSAAFRVRDSKNAAGPVLVFGGGAMTAFLTTAKRGVLDHA from the coding sequence ATGAGGTCGGAGTGGCGTAAGAGCAGCCGGAGCAACGGTGCCGGCAACTGCGTGGAGGTCTCTTCGTCCTCCGCCGCGTTCCGGGTCCGGGACAGCAAGAACGCCGCCGGACCCGTCCTCGTCTTCGGCGGTGGGGCCATGACGGCCTTCCTGACCACCGCGAAGCGGGGCGTTCTCGACCACGCTTGA
- a CDS encoding DddA-like double-stranded DNA deaminase toxin, producing the protein MPKAQAAGWWLHSDGSRTRVLSGEDDDPNSWQKQAEQFLKREFPGKGPALAVLAKHVEIKIAIRLLGKPPTHEVVVMDRVVCGRDPKTARYRYTCDGYLPAVLEEGTTLTVVEPDGTRVTYRGKRAR; encoded by the coding sequence GTGCCCAAGGCTCAAGCGGCCGGTTGGTGGCTCCACTCCGATGGCAGCCGGACCCGGGTTCTCAGCGGAGAGGACGACGACCCGAACAGTTGGCAGAAGCAAGCCGAACAGTTCCTGAAGCGCGAGTTTCCCGGCAAAGGCCCCGCGTTGGCAGTGCTCGCCAAGCACGTCGAGATCAAGATCGCCATACGACTGCTGGGCAAACCGCCCACCCACGAGGTCGTCGTCATGGACCGGGTGGTGTGCGGTCGTGATCCGAAGACCGCCAGGTACCGGTACACCTGTGACGGGTATCTGCCGGCAGTGCTCGAAGAAGGCACTACGTTGACCGTGGTCGAACCTGACGGCACACGAGTTACTTATCGAGGTAAGCGAGCGAGATGA
- a CDS encoding Imm1 family immunity protein, whose translation MTVEAIWSDLEPGTVLSKDLHEQVLATRPDVQVFVQRLALPDTSEAQLIHSARPLETDSVTGRTIPDHQVIVAVCDGFGYIEYAGEDDFVQSVGSPDSPGWTTTASNYFHPGTGVPLTTLVDLIDEFRTTAARPTSVRWRDVLGG comes from the coding sequence ATGACGGTCGAAGCGATCTGGTCCGATCTCGAACCGGGAACCGTGTTGTCGAAGGACCTGCACGAGCAGGTGCTCGCGACCCGTCCCGATGTGCAGGTCTTCGTCCAGCGGCTCGCCCTGCCCGACACGAGCGAGGCTCAGCTGATCCATTCCGCCCGACCGCTGGAGACGGACTCGGTCACCGGCCGGACGATCCCGGACCACCAGGTCATCGTGGCCGTCTGCGACGGGTTCGGGTACATCGAGTACGCGGGAGAAGACGACTTCGTCCAGAGCGTGGGCTCGCCCGACTCGCCTGGCTGGACCACGACGGCGAGCAACTACTTCCACCCCGGCACCGGCGTCCCGCTCACCACCCTGGTCGACCTGATCGACGAGTTCCGCACCACCGCCGCCCGACCCACCTCCGTCCGGTGGCGGGACGTGCTGGGCGGGTAG
- the ftsW gene encoding putative lipid II flippase FtsW, which translates to MTAVDRTSVERPPRTARRTKRVVSRTSLTAWLGRPLADFHLLLAIFGMLTVLGLIMVLSASAPGEVAEGASAYSVFKKQLLYVGVGAVVFLIVLRIPLRTIRHSSTMAMLVSVILLVLVLTPLGSVLGGAQSWFTVGPISFQPIEPAKLALALWGAHVLVTKRALLDQYRHLLVPVVPVAMLVFALVMLQPDLGGTITLGVVLISLLWFVGAPMRIFGIIAVGAVTGALILALNATYRLKRVETFLNPWQDPQGDGLQALQALYALAEGGFLGKGLTNGSSKWRYLPNVHSDFIFAVIGEELGFIGCVLVLGLFAMLTVVGLRIAARNTDPWIRMVAATLTVWLVAQAAINIGYVVQLLPVTGITLPMISSGGTSVVTTMFVFGILANCARHEPEAVSALRSLGPGRVGGVLKLPAPEAYKPPPKRRPVRPSTPPRGRKAAPPPVDERRMAGRHAPPSEYRRRESRKAGQDRDVRSRRRDGR; encoded by the coding sequence ATGACTGCGGTGGACCGGACGTCGGTGGAGAGACCGCCCAGAACGGCACGGCGCACCAAGCGGGTGGTCTCGCGGACCTCGCTGACCGCGTGGCTCGGCCGGCCGCTGGCGGACTTCCACCTGCTGCTCGCGATCTTCGGCATGCTGACCGTGCTGGGCCTGATCATGGTCCTGTCCGCGTCCGCGCCGGGCGAGGTGGCCGAGGGCGCCTCCGCCTACAGCGTCTTCAAGAAGCAGCTGCTGTACGTGGGCGTCGGCGCGGTCGTCTTCCTGATCGTCCTGCGCATACCGCTGCGCACGATCCGGCACTCCAGCACGATGGCGATGCTCGTCTCGGTCATCCTGCTCGTCCTCGTCCTCACCCCCCTCGGGTCGGTCCTGGGCGGCGCGCAGTCGTGGTTCACGGTCGGACCCATCTCGTTCCAGCCGATCGAACCGGCCAAGCTCGCCCTCGCGCTCTGGGGCGCGCACGTCCTGGTCACCAAGCGCGCCCTGCTCGACCAGTACCGGCACCTGCTGGTCCCGGTGGTGCCGGTGGCGATGCTGGTGTTCGCGCTGGTGATGCTGCAACCCGACCTCGGCGGCACGATCACCCTCGGCGTGGTGCTGATCAGCCTGCTCTGGTTCGTCGGCGCGCCGATGCGGATCTTCGGGATCATCGCGGTGGGCGCGGTGACCGGTGCGCTCATCCTCGCGCTGAACGCGACCTACCGGCTCAAGCGCGTCGAGACGTTCCTCAACCCCTGGCAGGACCCGCAGGGCGACGGCCTGCAGGCGTTGCAGGCGCTGTACGCGCTGGCGGAGGGCGGGTTCCTCGGCAAGGGCCTCACCAACGGCAGCTCGAAGTGGCGCTACCTGCCCAACGTGCACAGCGACTTCATCTTCGCCGTGATCGGGGAGGAACTGGGCTTCATCGGTTGCGTGCTGGTGCTGGGCCTGTTCGCCATGCTGACCGTGGTCGGCCTGCGCATCGCCGCGCGCAACACCGACCCGTGGATCCGGATGGTGGCCGCGACGCTGACCGTGTGGCTGGTCGCGCAGGCCGCCATCAACATCGGCTACGTCGTGCAGCTGCTGCCGGTCACCGGCATCACGCTGCCGATGATCTCCTCCGGCGGCACGTCGGTCGTCACCACGATGTTCGTGTTCGGCATCCTGGCCAACTGCGCCCGCCACGAGCCGGAAGCGGTCTCGGCGCTGCGGTCCCTCGGGCCCGGCCGGGTCGGCGGCGTCCTCAAGCTCCCCGCGCCCGAGGCGTACAAACCGCCGCCGAAGCGCCGTCCCGTCCGGCCGTCGACGCCGCCGCGCGGTCGCAAGGCCGCGCCGCCGCCGGTGGACGAGCGGAGGATGGCCGGTCGTCACGCTCCGCCGTCGGAGTACCGTCGTCGCGAATCCCGCAAGGCCGGCCAGGACCGGGACGTGCGGTCCAGGCGGCGCGACGGGCGCTAG
- the murG gene encoding undecaprenyldiphospho-muramoylpentapeptide beta-N-acetylglucosaminyltransferase — translation MTGVPQQAGPCVVVAGGGTAGHIEPALALADAVMRLRPDARVVALGTERGLESRLVPARGYPLELIPPVPMPRKPTPDLLKLPLRVRGAVRHTRGILERVGAHVVVGFGGYVALPAYLAARGRVPIVVHEANAKAGLANKVGAKFAERVAAAVPDSGLTDAEVIGIPLRYSITSLKRAELRHQARAHFGLHPTAPTLLVFGGSQGARSINNAVSGAASAFARAGIAVLHAHGPKNTVAVQSVPGAPPYVPVPYLDRMDLAYAAADAVLCRSGAMTVAEVSAVGLPAVFVPLPHGNGEQALNANPVVAAGGGILVPDDQLTPEWISANVVPLVADRDRLATMTTATLSTGHREADEVLARMVLEVIGK, via the coding sequence GTGACCGGGGTTCCCCAGCAGGCCGGACCGTGTGTGGTGGTCGCCGGAGGCGGCACCGCCGGGCACATCGAGCCCGCCCTGGCGCTGGCCGACGCGGTCATGCGGCTCCGGCCCGACGCGCGCGTGGTGGCGCTCGGCACGGAGCGCGGTCTGGAGAGCAGGCTCGTGCCGGCCCGCGGCTACCCGCTGGAGCTGATCCCGCCGGTGCCGATGCCGCGCAAGCCGACGCCCGACCTGCTCAAGCTGCCGCTGCGGGTGCGCGGCGCGGTGAGGCACACGCGCGGCATCCTGGAGCGGGTCGGCGCGCACGTCGTGGTCGGCTTCGGCGGCTACGTCGCGCTGCCCGCGTACCTCGCCGCCCGCGGCCGGGTGCCGATCGTGGTGCACGAGGCCAACGCCAAGGCCGGGCTGGCCAACAAGGTCGGCGCGAAGTTCGCCGAACGGGTCGCCGCCGCCGTGCCCGACTCGGGCCTGACCGACGCCGAGGTCATCGGCATCCCGCTGCGCTACTCGATCACCTCGCTCAAGCGCGCGGAACTGCGCCACCAGGCCCGCGCCCACTTCGGCCTGCACCCGACCGCGCCGACGCTGCTGGTGTTCGGCGGCTCGCAGGGCGCCCGGTCGATCAACAACGCGGTGTCCGGCGCCGCCTCCGCGTTCGCCCGAGCGGGCATCGCGGTGCTGCACGCGCACGGCCCGAAGAACACCGTCGCGGTGCAGTCGGTGCCGGGCGCGCCGCCGTACGTGCCGGTGCCGTACCTGGACCGGATGGACCTGGCCTACGCGGCCGCCGACGCGGTGCTGTGCCGGTCCGGCGCGATGACGGTGGCCGAGGTGTCCGCCGTCGGCCTGCCGGCGGTGTTCGTGCCGCTGCCGCACGGCAACGGCGAGCAGGCGCTCAACGCCAACCCCGTGGTGGCCGCGGGTGGCGGCATCCTGGTGCCGGACGACCAGCTCACGCCGGAGTGGATCTCGGCGAACGTGGTGCCGCTGGTCGCCGACCGCGACCGGCTGGCCACGATGACCACGGCCACGCTGAGCACCGGCCACCGCGAGGCGGACGAGGTGCTGGCCCGCATGGTGCTGGAGGTGATCGGGAAGTGA
- the murC gene encoding UDP-N-acetylmuramate--L-alanine ligase, with the protein MSDVLDRVHLVGIGGAGMSGIARILLARGAQVSGSDAKDSRTVLALRAQGAAIAVGHDGANLDQLPGGPTAVVVSTAIREDNPELVAARARGAVVLRRAEALAALMLDHRVACVAGTHGKTSTTSMLTVALQHCRLDPSFAIGGDLNESGANAHQGAGGVFVAEADESDGSFLFFSPSVAVVTNVEADHLDHHGTVEAYVAVFDSFLERIQPGGVLIACADDPGSAALAERAAKLGIRVRPYGRTATGPGSVRLVDYRPADSGGVARVELAGGADADEVLDVRVAVPGEHMAANAIAALVAALELGADREGVLAGLAAFGGVRRRFEFKGQAGGVRVYDDYAHHPTEVAAQITAARPVAGEGRLVVVFQPHLYSRTRLFAEEFAAALSLADAVVVLDVYGAREEPEPGVTGALVSGLVSLDVGDVVYEPSFDRVPALVAGLVSDGDLVVTMGAGDVTMLGPEIVGELAKAGQPAAAGETVEAGELDGA; encoded by the coding sequence GTGAGCGACGTCCTGGACCGGGTGCACCTGGTCGGCATCGGCGGCGCGGGCATGAGCGGCATCGCGCGGATCCTGCTCGCGCGCGGCGCGCAGGTGTCCGGCTCGGACGCCAAGGACTCGCGCACCGTGCTCGCGCTGCGCGCGCAGGGCGCGGCGATCGCGGTCGGCCACGACGGCGCGAACCTCGACCAGCTGCCCGGCGGCCCCACGGCCGTCGTGGTGTCCACCGCCATCCGCGAGGACAACCCGGAGCTGGTGGCGGCCCGCGCCCGGGGCGCGGTCGTGCTGCGGCGGGCCGAGGCGCTGGCCGCGCTGATGCTCGACCACCGGGTGGCGTGCGTCGCCGGGACGCACGGCAAGACGTCCACCACCTCCATGCTCACGGTCGCGCTCCAGCACTGCCGGCTGGACCCGTCGTTCGCGATCGGCGGCGACCTCAACGAGTCCGGCGCGAACGCCCACCAAGGCGCCGGCGGCGTGTTCGTCGCCGAGGCCGACGAGAGCGACGGCTCGTTCCTGTTCTTCTCGCCGTCGGTCGCGGTCGTGACCAATGTCGAGGCCGACCACCTCGACCACCACGGCACGGTCGAGGCGTACGTGGCGGTGTTCGACTCGTTCCTGGAGCGCATCCAGCCCGGCGGTGTGCTGATCGCGTGCGCCGACGACCCGGGCTCGGCGGCGCTGGCCGAGCGGGCCGCGAAGCTCGGCATCCGGGTCCGCCCGTACGGCCGCACGGCCACCGGCCCCGGCTCGGTGCGCCTGGTCGACTACCGGCCCGCCGACTCCGGCGGGGTGGCGCGGGTCGAGCTGGCCGGCGGGGCGGACGCCGACGAGGTGCTGGACGTGCGGGTCGCCGTGCCCGGCGAGCACATGGCGGCCAACGCCATCGCCGCGCTGGTCGCCGCGCTGGAGCTGGGCGCGGACCGCGAGGGCGTGCTGGCCGGCCTGGCCGCGTTCGGCGGCGTGCGCCGGAGGTTCGAGTTCAAGGGCCAGGCCGGTGGCGTGCGGGTGTACGACGACTACGCGCACCACCCGACCGAGGTGGCCGCGCAGATCACCGCCGCCCGGCCGGTCGCGGGCGAGGGCAGGCTGGTGGTCGTGTTCCAGCCGCACCTGTACTCGCGGACCCGGCTGTTCGCCGAGGAGTTCGCCGCCGCGCTCAGCCTGGCCGACGCGGTCGTGGTGCTCGACGTCTACGGCGCGCGGGAGGAGCCGGAGCCCGGTGTCACCGGCGCGCTGGTCTCGGGCCTGGTGTCGCTGGACGTCGGCGACGTGGTCTACGAGCCGTCGTTCGACCGGGTGCCCGCGCTGGTGGCGGGCCTGGTGTCGGACGGCGACCTGGTCGTGACGATGGGCGCGGGCGACGTGACCATGCTCGGGCCGGAGATCGTCGGGGAGCTGGCCAAGGCGGGGCAGCCCGCCGCGGCGGGGGAGACGGTCGAGGCCGGGGAGCTGGACGGGGCATGA
- a CDS encoding cell division protein FtsQ/DivIB encodes MSTQAARRRSGAATGPGSRPTARRRPRGAPGRPTRAHLYRRKVVRRRIGAILAMLVVTAVVCTVWFTPVLGVREVDVRGTAELTADEVRQAAAVESGTPLVQLDVDAVAGRVRELPRVAGVTVERVVPGTVRLTVDEREPVGVVVAADGAHLVDATGKDYATVVQPPDGLPELKAAQDAVAAAVAVLTRIPEGLRAEVLSVAADSPSDVRLALSGGREVRWGSSDDSPRKAAVLDVLMTRKGSVFDVSSPELPTVS; translated from the coding sequence ATGAGCACGCAGGCGGCGCGTCGTCGTTCAGGAGCGGCCACCGGGCCGGGCTCCCGGCCGACCGCGCGCCGCCGACCGCGCGGCGCGCCCGGCCGCCCCACCCGGGCCCACCTGTACCGGCGCAAGGTGGTGCGCCGCCGGATCGGCGCGATCCTCGCCATGCTCGTGGTGACGGCGGTCGTCTGCACGGTCTGGTTCACGCCCGTGCTGGGCGTCCGCGAGGTCGACGTGCGCGGCACCGCCGAGCTGACCGCCGACGAGGTCCGCCAGGCCGCCGCGGTCGAGTCCGGCACACCGCTGGTGCAGCTGGACGTCGACGCGGTCGCCGGTCGGGTCCGCGAGCTGCCGCGCGTCGCCGGGGTCACCGTCGAGCGCGTGGTGCCCGGCACCGTGCGGCTCACCGTGGACGAGCGCGAGCCGGTCGGGGTGGTCGTGGCGGCGGACGGCGCGCACCTGGTCGACGCGACCGGCAAGGACTACGCCACGGTCGTGCAGCCGCCGGACGGGCTGCCGGAGCTGAAGGCGGCGCAGGACGCGGTGGCGGCGGCGGTGGCCGTGCTGACCCGGATTCCCGAAGGGCTGCGCGCCGAAGTCCTCAGCGTCGCCGCCGACTCGCCGTCGGACGTGCGGCTGGCGTTGAGCGGCGGGCGGGAGGTGCGCTGGGGGTCGTCGGACGACTCGCCGCGCAAGGCCGCCGTGCTCGACGTCCTGATGACCCGCAAGGGCTCGGTGTTCGACGTGTCCAGCCCGGAGCTGCCGACCGTCTCGTGA
- a CDS encoding DinB family protein, whose translation MAPTPVDNRIQLPHTGDERTLLSGFVDFMRGTIEFKCAGLAEADARRPVLPSQLNTAAGIVKHLRWVEHYWFEVVLSGRPSKAPYTQEDPDADWRVEPGETISGLLADYAAQCAVSREVAAGLDLDHEVVFRGDERLSVRWVLIHMLEETGRHAGHLDAVRELLDGVTGE comes from the coding sequence ATGGCCCCGACGCCGGTGGACAACCGGATCCAACTGCCCCACACCGGCGACGAGCGCACGCTGCTGAGCGGTTTCGTGGACTTCATGCGCGGGACGATCGAGTTCAAGTGCGCGGGCCTGGCCGAGGCGGACGCACGCCGCCCGGTGCTCCCGTCCCAGCTCAACACGGCCGCGGGCATCGTCAAGCACCTGCGCTGGGTCGAGCACTACTGGTTCGAGGTCGTCCTGTCCGGACGGCCGTCGAAAGCGCCCTACACCCAGGAGGACCCGGACGCCGATTGGCGCGTCGAGCCGGGCGAGACGATCTCCGGATTGCTCGCCGACTACGCTGCGCAGTGCGCGGTGAGCCGGGAGGTCGCCGCGGGCCTCGACCTCGACCACGAGGTGGTGTTCCGCGGGGACGAGCGGCTTTCGGTGCGCTGGGTGCTGATCCACATGCTCGAGGAGACGGGTCGGCACGCAGGACACCTGGACGCGGTGCGCGAACTGCTCGACGGGGTGACCGGCGAGTAG
- the ftsZ gene encoding cell division protein FtsZ: MTPPHNYLAVIKVVGIGGGGVNAVNRMIEVGLKGVEFIAVNTDAQALLMSDADVKLDIGRELTRGLGAGANPEVGHKAAEDHREEIEEVLKGADMVFVTAGEGGGTGTGGAPVVASIARKLGALTIGVVTRPFSFEGKRRAKQAEEGIQALRNECDTLIVIPNDRLLQLGDIGVSLMDAFRSADEVLLSGVQGITDLITTPGLINLDFADVKSVMSGAGSALMGIGSARGEGRAVQAAQKAINSPLLEASMEGAHGVLLSIAGGSDLGLFEINESASLVQEAAHPDANIIFGTVIDDSLGDEVRVTVIAAGFDSGGPTHKKLEPQALSSPPRGTPVAPATAGQVNHVPQVVQQVQQPPPVQQQQPQPQPVQQVEQAQVVPPRPTVPQQPQPGQGNGSPYGAPQPTMPRSLQPNVPGSVSGSLPNRAVPVTDDPDDEVDVPPFMRR, translated from the coding sequence ATGACGCCCCCGCACAACTACCTCGCGGTGATAAAGGTCGTCGGCATCGGCGGTGGCGGTGTCAACGCCGTCAACCGCATGATCGAGGTCGGGCTCAAGGGCGTCGAGTTCATCGCGGTGAACACCGACGCCCAGGCGCTGCTCATGTCGGATGCCGACGTGAAGCTCGACATCGGCCGCGAGCTGACCCGCGGCCTCGGCGCAGGCGCCAACCCCGAAGTCGGCCACAAGGCCGCCGAAGACCACCGCGAAGAGATCGAAGAAGTCCTCAAGGGCGCGGACATGGTGTTCGTGACCGCGGGCGAGGGCGGTGGCACGGGCACCGGTGGCGCGCCCGTCGTCGCCTCGATCGCCCGCAAGCTCGGCGCGCTGACCATCGGTGTGGTCACGCGGCCGTTCTCGTTCGAGGGCAAGCGCCGGGCCAAGCAGGCCGAAGAGGGCATCCAGGCGCTGCGCAACGAGTGCGACACCCTCATCGTGATCCCGAACGACCGGCTGCTGCAGCTCGGCGACATCGGTGTCTCGCTGATGGACGCGTTCCGCTCCGCGGACGAGGTGCTGCTGTCCGGTGTCCAGGGCATCACCGACCTGATCACCACGCCCGGTCTGATCAACCTGGACTTCGCCGACGTGAAGTCGGTGATGTCCGGCGCGGGCAGCGCGTTGATGGGCATCGGCTCGGCCCGCGGCGAGGGCAGAGCCGTCCAGGCCGCGCAGAAGGCGATCAACTCGCCGCTGCTGGAAGCGTCGATGGAGGGCGCGCACGGCGTGCTGCTCTCCATCGCCGGTGGCAGCGACCTCGGGTTGTTCGAGATCAACGAGTCGGCCTCGCTGGTGCAGGAGGCCGCGCACCCCGACGCGAACATCATCTTCGGCACGGTGATCGACGACTCGCTCGGCGACGAGGTCCGCGTGACGGTGATCGCGGCGGGTTTTGACAGTGGCGGGCCGACGCACAAGAAGCTGGAGCCACAGGCCCTGTCCAGCCCGCCGCGGGGCACACCGGTGGCGCCGGCGACGGCGGGGCAGGTGAACCACGTGCCCCAGGTCGTGCAGCAGGTGCAGCAGCCCCCGCCCGTCCAGCAGCAACAGCCGCAGCCGCAGCCGGTGCAGCAGGTCGAGCAGGCCCAGGTCGTCCCGCCGCGGCCGACCGTGCCGCAGCAGCCGCAGCCCGGCCAGGGCAACGGCTCGCCCTACGGCGCGCCGCAGCCCACCATGCCGCGGTCGTTGCAGCCCAACGTGCCGGGGAGCGTCAGCGGTTCGCTGCCGAACCGGGCTGTGCCGGTGACCGACGACCCCGACGACGAGGTGGACGTCCCGCCCTTCATGCGCCGCTAG
- the pgeF gene encoding peptidoglycan editing factor PgeF — protein sequence MRIRRVLTTREGGVSKPPHDSFNLGDHVGDDPGAVAANRRRLAEGIGLSPDRLVWMEQVHGRTVGVVDGPAPEPLEATDAVVTAREGLGLVVLTADCVPVLLGDPEAGVIAAVHAGRVGARVGVVPAALDRMVELGASRDRVEVLLGPAVCGQCYEVPAAMRDDVEEHLPGSASKTRSGKPALDLRAGLWQQLADAGVGRIGVDPRCTVEERSLFSHRRDPGTGRLAGVVWMEP from the coding sequence GTGCGCATCCGTCGTGTCCTGACCACTCGTGAAGGCGGCGTGTCGAAACCGCCGCACGACTCCTTCAACCTCGGTGACCACGTCGGCGACGACCCGGGCGCCGTCGCGGCCAACCGGCGGCGGCTGGCCGAGGGCATCGGGCTGAGCCCGGACCGGCTGGTCTGGATGGAACAGGTGCACGGCCGGACGGTCGGCGTCGTGGACGGACCGGCGCCGGAGCCGTTGGAGGCGACGGACGCGGTCGTGACGGCGCGGGAAGGGCTCGGGCTGGTCGTGCTCACCGCGGACTGCGTGCCGGTGCTGCTCGGCGACCCCGAGGCGGGCGTGATCGCCGCCGTCCACGCCGGACGCGTCGGCGCGCGGGTCGGCGTCGTGCCGGCGGCGCTGGACCGGATGGTCGAGCTGGGCGCGAGCAGGGACCGGGTCGAGGTGCTGCTCGGACCGGCCGTCTGCGGCCAGTGCTACGAGGTGCCCGCCGCCATGCGCGACGACGTCGAGGAGCACCTGCCCGGCAGCGCGTCCAAGACCCGCTCCGGCAAGCCCGCCCTCGACCTGCGCGCGGGCCTGTGGCAGCAGCTCGCCGACGCCGGGGTGGGCCGGATCGGCGTGGACCCCAGGTGCACGGTGGAGGAGCGGTCGCTCTTCAGCCACCGCCGCGACCCGGGGACGGGGCGGCTCGCGGGCGTCGTCTGGATGGAACCGTGA
- a CDS encoding YggS family pyridoxal phosphate-dependent enzyme, whose protein sequence is MNRRDELALSLAEVRERIAAACAAAGRSPDEVELLAVTKTFPAQDVAILSDLGLTAFAENRDQEAGRKTQEFAELRPGTPVTWRMVGSLQRNKAKSVLSWADRVDTVDSTRLADALAKAAAKPTEVLLQVSIDGDGARGGHPIDDLPRLADHVAQSSELLLRGVMTVAPLGMSPQQAFAALYEAVTRLRADHPDATVISAGMSGDLEDAIAHGSTCVRVGTALMGSRGLASP, encoded by the coding sequence GTGAACCGGCGCGACGAGCTGGCCCTGTCGCTGGCCGAGGTGCGGGAGCGGATCGCCGCGGCGTGCGCGGCGGCGGGCCGGTCGCCGGACGAGGTGGAGCTGCTGGCCGTCACGAAGACGTTCCCGGCGCAGGACGTGGCGATCCTCAGCGACCTGGGCCTGACCGCGTTCGCCGAGAACCGCGACCAGGAGGCCGGTCGCAAGACGCAGGAGTTCGCCGAGCTGCGACCGGGTACCCCCGTGACCTGGCGCATGGTGGGCTCGCTCCAGCGCAACAAGGCCAAGTCGGTCCTGAGCTGGGCCGACCGGGTCGACACGGTCGACTCGACCCGCCTCGCCGACGCGCTCGCCAAGGCGGCGGCGAAACCGACGGAGGTGTTGCTCCAGGTCAGCATCGACGGGGACGGGGCCCGTGGCGGGCACCCGATCGATGACCTTCCGCGACTGGCCGATCACGTAGCACAATCGAGTGAACTTCTTCTGCGCGGTGTGATGACCGTCGCACCCCTTGGGATGTCTCCACAGCAGGCGTTTGCCGCTCTATATGAAGCGGTAACCCGCTTGCGTGCCGATCATCCCGATGCCACCGTGATCTCGGCGGGGATGAGCGGTGACCTGGAGGATGCGATAGCGCACGGATCCACGTGCGTGCGTGTCGGAACAGCGTTGATGGGCAGCCGCGGACTAGCCTCGCCGTAA
- a CDS encoding cell division protein SepF — protein MSGFHKLKAYFGMVPAEYADDPAAYDDDRRYADYRSEYAEADDYETYPEQRTARRRSFNGYRPEPDDAEDYEPERGPRPRRPWSPETHGALAVEPQREPVSRLRPAAEPATNNHQLGRITTLHPRSYNEARTIGEHYRDGTPVIMNLTDMDDADAKRLVDFAAGLAFALRGSIDKVTNKVFLLSPPNIDVTAEDRRRLAEGGFLNQG, from the coding sequence ATGAGCGGGTTTCACAAGCTGAAGGCCTACTTCGGGATGGTTCCCGCCGAGTACGCCGACGACCCGGCCGCCTACGACGACGACCGGCGCTACGCGGACTACCGGTCCGAGTACGCCGAAGCGGACGACTACGAGACGTACCCGGAACAGCGCACCGCGCGCCGCCGCTCGTTCAACGGCTACCGCCCCGAACCGGACGACGCCGAGGACTACGAGCCGGAGCGCGGCCCGCGCCCCCGTCGCCCGTGGAGCCCCGAGACGCACGGCGCCCTGGCCGTCGAACCCCAGCGCGAGCCGGTGAGCAGGCTGCGGCCGGCCGCCGAGCCCGCGACCAACAACCACCAGCTCGGCCGCATCACCACGCTGCACCCGCGCAGCTACAACGAGGCGCGGACCATCGGCGAGCACTACCGCGACGGCACCCCGGTGATCATGAACCTCACCGACATGGACGACGCGGACGCCAAGCGGCTGGTCGACTTCGCGGCCGGTCTGGCCTTCGCCCTGCGCGGCTCGATCGACAAGGTGACGAACAAGGTGTTCCTTCTCTCACCCCCGAACATCGACGTGACCGCGGAGGACCGAAGGCGACTCGCGGAGGGCGGGTTCCTCAACCAGGGCTGA
- a CDS encoding YggT family protein produces the protein MDALWLVVYYVLFSFWLLLTARVVVELVRSFARGWRPAGGVAVALETVYTVTDPPVRLLRRLIPTVRIGGVGLDLSIIVLLLVVIILMRVADPRPL, from the coding sequence GTGGATGCCCTCTGGCTCGTGGTCTACTACGTGTTGTTCTCGTTCTGGCTGCTGCTCACGGCGCGTGTCGTCGTGGAGCTCGTCCGAAGTTTCGCCAGGGGATGGCGGCCTGCGGGCGGGGTCGCGGTGGCGCTTGAGACCGTCTACACCGTGACCGATCCTCCGGTCCGCCTGCTGCGTCGGCTCATCCCGACCGTGCGGATCGGGGGCGTCGGTCTGGACTTGTCCATTATTGTGCTGTTGCTGGTCGTTATCATTCTGATGCGAGTAGCCGATCCCAGGCCGTTGTGA